The following nucleotide sequence is from Acidobacteriota bacterium.
TAACCTCATCCCCTACCTTAAGACCAAGGGGAGCGATGATATAACGCCATTCCCCATCCCGGTAGGAGATGAGGGCAATATTGGCGGAACGGTTTGGATCGTACTCTATCGAAACCACCTTTCCTGGAACACCTATCTTATCCCGCCTAAAATCTATTATCCGATATCTCCTCTTATGCCCTCCTCCCCGGTGCCAGGCAGTGATCTCACCATAGTTGTTCCTCCCCCCAGTCCTGGTAAGCCCCTTAACCAACGGCTTATAGGGCTTCTCCGTGGTGATTTCCTCCGACTTGAGCACCGTCATAAACCGTCTCGCCGGAGAGGTTGGCTTGTACTTAATTATCGGCATCTCATCCACCCCAATGGTTTACTTGTCCTATACCCCTTCGACATACTCCACCCGTTTTTCACCCTTCACCAATTTGACATAAGCCTTCTTCCAATCAGGCCTTTTCCCCTCAAACCGACCGAGCCTCTTCTTCTTACCCTTTACATTCACTATCCGCACCTCCTCTACCCGCACTTTGAACAACTTCTCCACTGCTTTCTTTATCTCTATCTTGTTCGCCCGAGGATCAACTGCAAAACAAAGGATATTATCCCTGTCTTTAAGCTCGGTCGATTTCTCAGTAATGATCGGATGAAGAATTACCCTATACTCCTCACTCACTTGCTCAACTCCTCTGAAAGTTTAAGCAC
It contains:
- a CDS encoding 50S ribosomal protein L23 — its product is MSEEYRVILHPIITEKSTELKDRDNILCFAVDPRANKIEIKKAVEKLFKVRVEEVRIVNVKGKKKRLGRFEGKRPDWKKAYVKLVKGEKRVEYVEGV